In the Acidovorax sp. A79 genome, one interval contains:
- the glp gene encoding gephyrin-like molybdotransferase Glp produces the protein MNRPNNPLKPLDAALEDLLPQAAPLQGTETVTTFDADGRVLAQDCVSALQVPPQDNSSMDGYAVRCADVAVVGVVLPVSQRIAAGSAGDPLVPGSAARIFTGAPVPAGADAILMQEDCEALAMEDGLGQVRINAVPRRGQWIRSAGEDITRGAVVLPAGTRLTPAELGLAASIGLHQLQVARRPRVALFSTGDELVMPGQVPPEQMRPGAIYNSNRFFLRAMLLRLGCEVTDFGIVPDRRDATIDALREASAAHDLILTSGGVSVGEEDHIKPAVETLGTLDLWQIAMKPGKPFAYGRIGAAHFMGLPGNPVSSFLTFALLVRPFVLRLQGVQDVAPQSLAARADFTWPKADKRREFLRVRHNAAGGLELFNNQSSGVLTSAAWGDGVVDNPAGQTIASGDTVRFISFAELLS, from the coding sequence ATGAACCGCCCGAACAACCCCTTGAAGCCCCTCGACGCAGCGTTGGAGGACCTGCTGCCGCAGGCCGCGCCCCTGCAGGGCACCGAGACGGTCACCACCTTCGATGCGGACGGCCGCGTGCTGGCGCAGGACTGCGTCTCGGCCCTGCAGGTGCCCCCGCAGGACAACAGCTCCATGGACGGCTACGCGGTGCGCTGCGCCGATGTGGCGGTTGTGGGGGTGGTGCTGCCCGTGTCGCAGCGCATTGCGGCGGGCAGCGCGGGCGATCCGCTGGTGCCGGGCAGCGCCGCCCGCATCTTCACGGGCGCGCCCGTGCCTGCCGGGGCCGATGCGATCCTGATGCAGGAAGACTGCGAAGCCCTGGCCATGGAGGACGGCCTGGGCCAGGTGCGCATCAACGCCGTGCCCCGGCGGGGCCAATGGATCCGCAGTGCGGGCGAGGACATCACCCGGGGTGCCGTGGTGCTGCCGGCCGGCACACGCCTCACCCCGGCCGAGCTGGGGCTGGCCGCCAGCATCGGGCTGCACCAGCTGCAGGTGGCCCGCCGCCCCCGCGTGGCGCTGTTTTCCACGGGCGATGAACTCGTCATGCCCGGCCAGGTACCGCCCGAGCAGATGCGGCCGGGAGCCATCTACAACAGCAACCGCTTCTTCCTGCGCGCCATGCTGCTGCGCCTGGGCTGCGAGGTGACCGACTTTGGCATCGTGCCGGATCGGCGCGACGCCACCATCGACGCCCTGCGCGAGGCGAGTGCCGCGCACGACCTGATCCTGACCAGCGGCGGCGTGAGCGTGGGCGAGGAAGACCACATCAAGCCCGCCGTGGAGACGCTGGGCACGCTGGACCTGTGGCAGATCGCCATGAAGCCCGGCAAGCCCTTCGCCTACGGCCGCATTGGCGCGGCCCATTTCATGGGCTTGCCGGGCAATCCCGTGTCGAGCTTCCTGACGTTTGCGCTGCTGGTGCGGCCGTTTGTGCTGCGCCTGCAGGGTGTGCAGGACGTCGCTCCTCAATCCCTGGCTGCTCGCGCCGATTTCACCTGGCCCAAGGCCGACAAACGCCGCGAATTTCTGCGCGTGCGGCACAACGCGGCGGGGGGGCTGGAGCTGTTCAACAACCAGAGCTCGGGCGTGCTCACCTCCGCCGCCTGGGGCGATGGCGTGGTGGACAACCCGGCGGGCCAGACCATTGCATCTGGCGATACGGTGCGATTTATCTCCTTTGCGGAGTTGTTGTCATGA
- the mobB gene encoding molybdopterin-guanine dinucleotide biosynthesis protein B: MKVVGFAGFSGSGKTTLVEQLIPELRLRGLRVSVVKHAHHSFDLDHPGKDTYRHREAGAFEVVAASDKRLMLVREFERPATLSVHHLIAELYPGVDWVLVEGFKDSDLLKVEVWRAPEPGQVAKPVRYPEDDFVVAIATDAPRGLPVSTQLPLLDLNAPGQVVDWLIENQHRFDYDCELYGAGLA; this comes from the coding sequence ATGAAGGTTGTCGGTTTCGCCGGTTTTTCCGGCAGTGGCAAGACCACGCTGGTCGAGCAGTTGATTCCCGAGCTGCGGCTGCGGGGGCTGCGCGTGTCGGTGGTCAAGCATGCCCACCACAGTTTTGACCTCGACCATCCGGGCAAGGACACCTACCGCCACCGTGAGGCAGGCGCCTTCGAGGTGGTGGCGGCCTCCGACAAGCGGCTCATGCTCGTGCGCGAGTTCGAGCGGCCCGCCACGCTCAGCGTGCACCACCTGATCGCGGAGCTGTACCCGGGCGTGGACTGGGTGCTGGTGGAGGGCTTCAAGGACAGCGACCTGCTCAAGGTGGAGGTGTGGCGTGCACCCGAGCCCGGGCAGGTGGCCAAGCCCGTGCGCTACCCCGAGGACGACTTCGTGGTCGCCATCGCCACCGATGCACCGCGGGGCCTGCCCGTGTCCACGCAGCTGCCCTTGCTGGACCTCAATGCGCCGGGGCAGGTGGTGGACTGGCTGATCGAGAACCAGCACCGCTTCGACTACGACTGCGAACTCTATGGAGCGGGTCTCGCATGA
- the thrC gene encoding threonine synthase, protein MLYISTRGHADRKHFCDILLEGLAPDGGLYLPEQYPKISGATLTKLRKAYHEQGYAELAFQILSLYIDDIPAADLKAICAKTYTAEVFGTGEIVPLRHLEDGLWLEALSNGPTLAFKDMAMQLLGNLFEYELKRRGEELNILGATSGDTGSAAEYAMRGKEGVRVFMTSPHGRMSAFQQAQMFSLQDENIHNIAIEGVFDDCQDIVKAVSNDLDFKRKYKIGTVNSINWARLLAQVVYYFAGYIQATETNDQKVSFTVPSGNFGNVCAGHVARQMGLPIAKLVVATNENDVLDEFFRTGSYRVRAAADTHETSSPSMDISKASNFERFIFDLLGRNGQRTNALFAKALPAYGRFDLSADPLFAEAATKYGFESGKSTHADRLATIKDNYERHGVTIDTHTADGVKVAREHHQDATVPMIVLETALPIKFAETIVEALGHAPERPAKFAGIEDLPKRVHVMPANVQLVKQYIERHCAPAL, encoded by the coding sequence ATGCTGTACATCTCCACCCGCGGCCATGCCGACCGCAAGCATTTCTGCGACATCCTGCTCGAAGGCCTGGCGCCCGACGGCGGCCTGTACCTGCCCGAGCAGTACCCCAAGATCAGCGGTGCCACGCTGACCAAGCTGCGCAAGGCGTACCACGAGCAGGGCTACGCCGAACTGGCGTTCCAGATCCTGTCGCTGTACATCGACGACATCCCTGCCGCCGACCTGAAGGCCATCTGCGCCAAGACGTACACGGCCGAAGTGTTCGGCACGGGCGAGATCGTGCCCCTGCGCCACCTGGAAGACGGCCTGTGGCTCGAAGCCCTGTCCAACGGCCCCACGCTGGCCTTCAAGGACATGGCCATGCAGCTGCTGGGCAACCTGTTCGAGTATGAACTCAAGCGTCGCGGCGAAGAGCTGAACATTCTGGGCGCCACCAGCGGCGACACCGGCAGCGCGGCCGAATACGCCATGCGCGGCAAAGAGGGCGTGCGCGTCTTCATGACCTCGCCCCATGGCCGCATGAGCGCCTTCCAGCAGGCACAGATGTTCAGCCTGCAGGACGAGAACATCCACAACATCGCCATCGAAGGCGTGTTCGACGACTGCCAGGACATCGTCAAGGCCGTGAGCAACGACCTCGACTTCAAGCGCAAGTACAAGATCGGCACCGTCAACTCCATCAACTGGGCGCGCCTCTTGGCGCAGGTGGTGTACTACTTCGCGGGCTACATCCAGGCCACCGAGACCAACGACCAGAAGGTCAGCTTCACCGTGCCGTCGGGCAACTTCGGCAACGTCTGCGCGGGCCACGTGGCGCGCCAGATGGGTCTGCCGATCGCCAAGCTGGTGGTCGCCACCAACGAGAACGATGTGCTCGACGAGTTCTTTCGCACGGGCTCGTACCGCGTGCGCGCCGCAGCCGACACGCACGAGACGTCGAGCCCGTCGATGGACATCAGCAAGGCCAGCAACTTCGAGCGGTTCATCTTCGACCTGCTGGGCCGCAACGGCCAGCGCACGAACGCGTTGTTTGCCAAAGCACTGCCCGCATATGGCCGGTTCGATTTGAGCGCCGACCCGCTGTTTGCCGAGGCCGCCACCAAGTACGGCTTTGAAAGCGGCAAGAGCACCCATGCCGACCGCCTGGCCACCATCAAGGACAACTATGAGCGCCATGGCGTCACCATCGACACCCACACGGCCGATGGCGTGAAGGTGGCGCGCGAACACCACCAGGACGCCACGGTGCCCATGATCGTGCTGGAGACCGCGCTGCCCATCAAGTTCGCCGAGACCATCGTCGAAGCCCTGGGCCATGCGCCCGAGCGGCCCGCCAAGTTCGCGGGCATCGAAGACCTGCCCAAGCGGGTGCACGTCATGCCTGCCAACGTGCAGTTGGTGAAGCAATACATCGAGCGCCACTGCGCGCCAGCCCTGTAG
- a CDS encoding homoserine dehydrogenase: MKPIQVGLLGIGTVGSGVFNVLQRNQEEIRRRAGRGIEITMVADLDVDRAKAAVGDGIEVVNDARAIIANPDIDIVIELIGGYGIARALVLEAIAAGKHVVTANKALLAVHGTEIFAAASAKGVMVAFEAAVAGGIPIIKALREGLTANRLQWIAGIINGTTNFILSEMRSKGLDFDVVLKEAQRLGYAEADPTFDIEGVDAAHKVTLMSAIAFGIPVQFDKAYVEGITKLGAADIKYAEQLGYRIKLLGITKRVDKGVELRVHPSLVPSKRLIANVEGAMNAVVVQGDAVGTTLYYGKGAGSEPTASAVIADLVDIARLHTADPEHRVPHLAFQAHTLTDAMGTLPVLPMSEVVTSYYLRLRVADQAGVLAKVTGLLAEAGVSIDAVLQREADEVGGEGSTQTDLIILTHDTREGTMDAVIAQMQALPTVLAPITRIRKEELN, from the coding sequence ATGAAACCCATCCAAGTAGGCCTTCTGGGCATCGGCACCGTCGGCAGCGGCGTGTTCAACGTGCTCCAGCGCAACCAGGAAGAAATCCGCCGCCGCGCCGGCCGCGGCATCGAGATCACCATGGTGGCCGACCTCGACGTGGACCGCGCCAAGGCCGCGGTGGGTGACGGCATCGAGGTCGTGAACGACGCCCGCGCCATCATCGCCAACCCCGATATCGACATCGTCATCGAGCTCATCGGCGGCTACGGCATCGCCCGCGCGCTGGTGCTCGAGGCCATCGCGGCCGGCAAGCACGTCGTCACCGCCAACAAGGCGCTGCTGGCCGTGCACGGCACCGAGATCTTCGCGGCCGCATCGGCCAAGGGCGTGATGGTGGCCTTCGAGGCCGCCGTGGCCGGTGGCATCCCCATCATCAAGGCGCTGCGCGAAGGCCTGACCGCCAACCGCCTCCAGTGGATCGCCGGCATCATCAACGGCACCACCAACTTCATCCTGTCGGAGATGCGCAGCAAGGGCCTGGACTTCGACGTGGTGCTGAAAGAAGCTCAGCGCCTGGGCTACGCCGAGGCCGACCCCACCTTCGACATCGAAGGCGTGGATGCCGCGCACAAGGTCACGCTGATGAGCGCCATTGCCTTCGGCATCCCGGTGCAGTTCGACAAGGCCTACGTCGAAGGCATCACCAAGCTGGGTGCTGCCGACATCAAGTACGCCGAGCAGCTGGGCTACCGCATCAAGCTCTTGGGCATCACCAAACGCGTCGACAAGGGCGTGGAGCTGCGCGTACACCCGAGCCTGGTGCCCTCCAAGCGGCTGATCGCCAACGTCGAAGGCGCGATGAATGCCGTGGTGGTGCAGGGCGATGCCGTGGGCACCACGCTGTACTACGGCAAGGGCGCGGGCAGCGAGCCCACCGCCAGCGCCGTGATCGCAGACCTGGTGGACATCGCCCGCCTGCACACGGCCGACCCCGAGCACCGCGTGCCGCACCTGGCCTTCCAGGCCCACACGCTGACCGACGCCATGGGCACGCTGCCGGTGCTGCCGATGAGCGAAGTGGTCACCAGCTACTACCTGCGCCTTCGCGTGGCCGACCAGGCCGGCGTGCTCGCCAAGGTCACCGGCCTGCTGGCCGAAGCCGGCGTGAGCATCGACGCGGTGCTGCAGCGCGAAGCCGACGAAGTGGGGGGCGAAGGCTCCACCCAGACCGACCTGATCATCCTGACCCACGACACCCGCGAAGGCACCATGGACGCCGTCATCGCCCAGATGCAGGCGCTGCCCACGGTGCTGGCGCCCATCACGCGCATCCGCAAGGAGGAACTGAACTGA
- a CDS encoding DUF1176 domain-containing protein: MRIRFAADRVVAVLAGALALAAPWPSAHAADPKAEPVRFLHKDWALQCDNTRTCRAVGYQSEDGDSEPVSILLTRPAGPNAPVQVDLQVYTEKADPAALDLQVGKLSLRGLEGAVPRVPAGQVPRLLQELLRNDEATLSAGNDRWTLSLAGASAVLLKMDEAQGRVGTPGALVRRGTKAESSVLRPVAAPVVKGVLPVAPRKGDGALARPLLAEIDRASVADQCNGQDPLNPSTAQVRRLTDRKLLVSLPCGMGAYNFSNLLWVASDLPPHKPEPLQDVDGEFDADTGSVHSAMKGRGIGDCWSTRDWQFDGQGFVLTREAGDSMCRGFPGGAWQLPSYVTR; this comes from the coding sequence ATGCGTATCCGCTTCGCCGCCGACCGCGTGGTGGCCGTGCTGGCCGGCGCGCTCGCCCTGGCTGCACCGTGGCCGTCCGCGCACGCCGCCGACCCCAAGGCAGAGCCCGTCAGGTTCCTGCACAAGGACTGGGCGCTGCAATGCGACAACACGCGCACCTGCCGCGCCGTGGGCTACCAGTCGGAGGACGGCGATTCCGAACCTGTCTCCATCCTGTTGACGCGTCCGGCAGGCCCGAATGCGCCGGTTCAGGTGGACCTGCAGGTCTATACCGAAAAGGCCGATCCCGCGGCGCTCGACCTGCAGGTGGGCAAGCTGTCGCTGCGCGGCCTGGAGGGTGCCGTGCCGCGCGTGCCGGCCGGCCAGGTGCCCCGCCTGCTGCAGGAATTGCTCAGGAACGACGAAGCGACGCTGTCCGCAGGCAACGACCGGTGGACGCTGTCGCTGGCGGGCGCCAGCGCCGTGCTGCTCAAGATGGACGAGGCCCAGGGCCGCGTCGGCACGCCGGGCGCGCTGGTGCGGCGCGGTACCAAGGCGGAGTCCTCGGTGCTGCGGCCCGTGGCTGCGCCCGTGGTCAAGGGCGTCCTGCCGGTGGCGCCCCGCAAGGGCGATGGTGCGCTGGCCAGGCCCCTGCTCGCCGAGATCGACCGTGCCAGCGTGGCCGACCAGTGCAACGGCCAGGACCCGCTGAACCCGTCCACCGCCCAGGTCCGCCGGCTCACGGACCGCAAGCTTCTGGTGTCCCTGCCCTGCGGCATGGGCGCGTACAACTTCAGCAACCTGCTGTGGGTCGCCAGCGACCTGCCGCCCCACAAGCCCGAGCCTTTGCAAGACGTGGACGGCGAATTCGATGCCGACACGGGTTCTGTCCATTCGGCGATGAAGGGCCGCGGCATCGGCGACTGCTGGTCGACGCGCGACTGGCAGTTCGACGGGCAGGGCTTCGTGCTCACCCGTGAGGCCGGCGACAGCATGTGCCGGGGCTTTCCTGGCGGCGCCTGGCAGTTGCCGAGCTACGTCACACGCTGA
- a CDS encoding pyridoxal phosphate-dependent aminotransferase, whose translation MKTVQKSAKLANVCYDIRGPIMDAAKQMEEDGHKIIKLNIGNLAVFGFDAPEEIQLDMIRNLPNSAGYSDSKGIFAARKAVMHETQKQGIKGVMLDDIYLGNGASELIVMATNALLDNGDELLLPSPDYPLWTAAASLSGGTPVHYLCDEANGWMPDLDDIRARITPRTKGIVVINPNNPTGALYSDDLLKGIVAIAREHGLVIFADEVYDKVLYDGARHTAIGSLSEDVLTLTFNSLSKSYRSCGYRAGWLVVSGDKKPARDYIEGLNMLSNMRLCANVPGQWAVQTALGGYQSINELVNEGGRLRKQRDLAYELITAIPGVTCVKPQAALYMFPRLDPAVYPIEDDQQFFLELLQETKVMLVQGTGFNWAAPDHFRIVFLPHEDDLRDAIGRVARFLEQYRKRKQAAAAAAASAAA comes from the coding sequence ATGAAAACCGTCCAAAAATCCGCCAAGCTCGCCAACGTCTGCTACGACATCCGGGGGCCCATCATGGACGCGGCCAAGCAGATGGAGGAAGACGGCCACAAGATCATCAAGCTCAACATCGGCAACCTGGCCGTGTTCGGCTTCGATGCGCCCGAGGAAATCCAGCTGGACATGATTCGCAACCTGCCCAATTCGGCGGGTTACTCGGACAGCAAGGGCATCTTCGCGGCGCGCAAGGCGGTGATGCACGAGACGCAAAAGCAGGGCATCAAGGGCGTGATGCTCGATGACATCTACCTGGGCAACGGCGCCAGCGAACTCATCGTGATGGCCACCAATGCGCTGCTGGACAACGGCGACGAGCTGCTGCTGCCGTCACCCGACTACCCGCTGTGGACGGCGGCCGCCAGCCTGTCGGGCGGTACGCCCGTGCACTACCTGTGCGACGAGGCCAATGGCTGGATGCCGGACCTCGATGACATCCGCGCGAGGATCACGCCCCGCACCAAGGGCATCGTGGTCATCAACCCGAATAATCCCACGGGCGCGCTGTATTCGGACGATCTGCTCAAGGGCATCGTGGCCATCGCGCGCGAGCATGGCCTGGTGATCTTTGCCGACGAGGTGTACGACAAGGTGCTGTACGATGGCGCCAGGCACACGGCCATTGGCTCGCTGAGCGAGGACGTGCTCACGCTCACCTTCAACTCGCTGTCCAAGAGCTACCGCTCCTGCGGCTACCGCGCCGGCTGGCTGGTGGTGTCGGGCGACAAGAAGCCCGCCAGGGACTACATCGAGGGCCTGAACATGCTCTCGAACATGCGCCTGTGCGCCAACGTGCCGGGCCAGTGGGCGGTGCAGACGGCGCTGGGTGGCTACCAGAGCATCAACGAGCTGGTGAACGAAGGCGGGCGCCTGCGCAAGCAGCGTGATCTGGCGTATGAGCTCATCACCGCCATCCCCGGCGTCACCTGCGTCAAGCCCCAGGCGGCGCTGTACATGTTCCCGCGCCTGGACCCGGCCGTCTACCCCATCGAGGACGACCAGCAGTTCTTCCTGGAGCTGCTGCAGGAAACCAAGGTCATGCTGGTGCAGGGCACCGGCTTCAACTGGGCGGCTCCCGACCATTTCCGTATCGTGTTCCTGCCCCACGAGGACGACCTGCGCGACGCCATCGGCCGCGTGGCGCGCTTCCTGGAGCAGTACCGCAAGCGCAAGCAGGCGGCTGCTGCGGCGGCAGCCTCGGCTGCGGCCTGA
- a CDS encoding Mth938-like domain-containing protein produces MKFQPDRSNAQTISGYGPGWIGIDAEKITHSVIVGSGGLRQAWPCARFEDLTPEHFAQLAQLETELIIFGSGTRNRFPPPAWLAPLIARRLGLETMDTPAACRTYNILASEGRNVVAALILED; encoded by the coding sequence ATGAAATTCCAGCCCGACCGCTCGAACGCACAGACCATCAGCGGCTACGGCCCCGGCTGGATCGGCATCGACGCGGAAAAGATCACCCACAGCGTCATCGTGGGGTCTGGCGGATTGCGCCAGGCGTGGCCGTGTGCCCGCTTCGAAGACCTGACGCCGGAACACTTCGCGCAGCTGGCGCAACTGGAGACGGAACTCATCATCTTCGGCAGCGGCACGCGCAACCGCTTTCCGCCGCCGGCCTGGCTCGCCCCCCTCATTGCGCGGAGGCTGGGCCTGGAGACCATGGACACGCCCGCGGCCTGCCGCACCTACAACATCCTGGCCAGCGAAGGCCGCAACGTGGTGGCCGCGCTGATCCTGGAAGACTGA
- a CDS encoding peroxiredoxin yields MAIVVNKPLPEFEANATGGIKVSNTSHLGQILVLYFYPKDNTPGCTTEAMQFRDKYKDFVKAGAAVFGVSRDNMKSHDDFKEKLELPFELIADTEEKMCHMFGVVKNKIMYGKKVKGIERSTFLIGPDGLLVQEWRGLKVPGHVDEVLKAVKSIKALKKAA; encoded by the coding sequence ATGGCGATCGTTGTCAACAAACCCCTCCCTGAATTTGAAGCCAACGCAACCGGTGGTATCAAGGTTTCCAATACCTCCCACCTTGGCCAGATTCTGGTTCTCTACTTCTATCCCAAGGACAACACGCCTGGCTGCACGACGGAGGCCATGCAGTTCCGCGACAAGTACAAGGACTTCGTGAAGGCAGGCGCCGCGGTGTTCGGCGTTTCGCGCGACAACATGAAGTCGCACGACGATTTCAAGGAAAAGCTGGAACTGCCCTTCGAACTGATCGCCGACACCGAAGAGAAGATGTGCCACATGTTCGGCGTGGTCAAGAACAAGATCATGTACGGCAAGAAGGTCAAGGGCATCGAGCGCAGCACCTTCCTGATCGGCCCCGATGGCCTGCTGGTGCAAGAGTGGCGCGGCCTGAAAGTGCCGGGCCACGTGGACGAAGTCCTGAAGGCCGTCAAATCCATCAAGGCCCTGAAAAAAGCCGCCTGA
- a CDS encoding PhoH family protein — protein sequence MPLPPAPSRRAALLAPEAFEVAARPRVSQASANEPVVAPPARAATPAARSGRKADSVASATAAPSTAPLVQVETRSRAPEPAAVPASRPTSTRKARTTGGNSVAAGAAAAPASTRGRKSAPQGPTKLFVLDTNVLLHDPTSLFRFEEHDIFLPMIVLEELDGHKKGMTEVARNGRQASRTLDALAAAQGADIARGLKLDSTGQRAAGGCLYFQTAPLDYSLPTSLPPGKADNQILGVVEALRKLHAPREVVLVSKDINMRVKARALGLTAEDYQNDKTLEDGDLLYAGVLALPPDFWAKSGKNVESWQSGAHTYYRIGGPIVPQLMINQFVYFEAPGEPSLFARVSEIREKTAVLQTLKDYGSAKHAVWGVTTRNREQNYAMNLLMDPEIDFVTLTGTAGTGKTLLALAAGLTQVLDDRRYTEIIMTRATVSVGEDIGFLPGTEEEKMGPWMGALDDNLEFLAKGDGGNAGEWGRAATNELIRSRIKIKSMNFMRGRTFLNKYVIIDEAQNLTPKQMKTLITRAGPGTKIICMGNLAQIDTPYLTEGSSGLTYAVDRFKGWPHSGHITLARGERSRLADFASEVL from the coding sequence ATGCCCCTGCCCCCCGCCCCCAGCCGGCGCGCCGCACTCCTCGCGCCAGAAGCCTTTGAAGTCGCAGCCCGCCCCCGGGTGTCGCAAGCCTCCGCCAATGAACCCGTTGTGGCGCCACCAGCACGTGCGGCCACACCCGCTGCCCGCTCGGGGCGCAAGGCGGACAGCGTGGCTTCGGCCACGGCCGCACCGAGCACGGCACCCCTTGTCCAGGTGGAGACCCGCTCCCGCGCGCCGGAGCCCGCAGCCGTGCCCGCCTCCCGCCCGACCAGCACCCGCAAGGCACGCACCACCGGCGGCAACTCCGTGGCGGCCGGCGCTGCTGCCGCACCCGCCAGCACGCGCGGCAGAAAGTCCGCGCCGCAAGGTCCCACCAAGCTCTTCGTGCTGGACACCAACGTCCTGCTGCACGACCCGACCAGCCTGTTCCGCTTCGAGGAACACGACATCTTCCTGCCGATGATCGTGCTGGAAGAACTCGACGGCCACAAGAAGGGCATGACCGAAGTGGCCCGCAATGGCCGCCAGGCCAGCCGCACGCTGGATGCGCTGGCAGCCGCACAAGGCGCCGACATCGCGCGCGGCCTGAAACTTGACTCCACGGGGCAGCGCGCGGCCGGCGGCTGCCTGTATTTCCAGACCGCGCCCCTGGACTACAGCCTGCCCACCAGCCTGCCACCGGGCAAGGCCGACAACCAGATCCTGGGCGTGGTCGAGGCCCTGCGCAAGCTGCACGCCCCGCGTGAAGTGGTGCTGGTGTCCAAGGACATCAACATGCGCGTGAAGGCGCGCGCGCTGGGCCTGACGGCGGAGGACTACCAGAACGACAAGACGCTGGAGGACGGCGACCTGCTCTACGCCGGTGTGCTGGCCCTGCCCCCGGACTTCTGGGCCAAGAGCGGCAAGAACGTCGAAAGCTGGCAAAGCGGCGCGCACACCTACTACCGCATCGGCGGGCCCATCGTGCCGCAGCTGATGATCAACCAGTTCGTGTACTTCGAAGCGCCCGGCGAGCCCAGCCTGTTCGCCCGTGTGAGCGAGATCCGCGAGAAGACGGCGGTGCTGCAGACGCTCAAGGACTACGGCTCGGCCAAGCACGCGGTGTGGGGCGTGACCACGCGCAACCGCGAGCAGAACTACGCCATGAACCTGCTCATGGACCCCGAGATCGACTTCGTGACCCTGACGGGCACGGCGGGCACCGGCAAGACCCTGCTGGCCCTGGCCGCGGGCCTGACCCAGGTGCTGGACGACCGCCGCTACACCGAGATCATCATGACACGCGCCACGGTGAGCGTGGGCGAGGACATCGGCTTCCTGCCCGGCACCGAGGAGGAAAAGATGGGCCCCTGGATGGGCGCGCTGGACGACAACCTGGAGTTCCTGGCCAAGGGCGACGGCGGCAATGCGGGCGAGTGGGGCCGCGCCGCCACCAACGAACTCATCCGCAGCCGCATCAAGATCAAGAGCATGAACTTCATGCGCGGGCGCACCTTCCTGAACAAGTACGTGATCATCGACGAGGCACAGAACCTGACGCCCAAGCAGATGAAGACGCTGATCACCCGGGCCGGCCCCGGCACCAAGATCATCTGCATGGGCAACCTGGCGCAGATCGACACGCCCTACCTCACCGAAGGCTCGTCAGGCCTGACCTACGCCGTGGACCGCTTCAAGGGCTGGCCACACAGCGGGCACATCACGCTGGCGCGCGGCGAGCGCTCGCGCCTGGCGGACTTCGCCAGCGAGGTGCTCTGA